One Streptomyces hundungensis DNA segment encodes these proteins:
- a CDS encoding ABC transporter ATP-binding protein, translated as MAELDKKDEAVDATPNVTDVIKTDASTTTEVEAILDAPVDRGEPILQVRNLVKHFPLTSGILFRKQVGAVKAVDGVSFDLYQGETLGIVGESGCGKSTVARLLMTLERATAGEVFYKGQDITKLSGRALKAVRRNIQMVFQDPYTSLNPRMTVGDIIGEPFDIHPEVAPKGDRRRKVQELLDVVGLNPEYINRYPHQFSGGQRQRIGIARGLALNPEIIICDEPVSALDVSVQAQVINLMEKLQDEFNLSYVFIAHDLSIVRHISDRVGVMYLGKMAEIGTDQQIYEHPTHPYTQALLSAVPVPDPDAREHRERIILTGDVPSPANPPSGCRFRTRCWKAQERCSTEVPLLAIPERYQGVDSPVAHESACHFAEEKDVVGAA; from the coding sequence ATGGCTGAGCTCGACAAGAAGGACGAGGCCGTGGACGCCACCCCCAACGTCACCGACGTCATCAAGACGGATGCCTCCACGACCACCGAGGTCGAGGCCATCCTCGACGCTCCGGTCGACCGGGGTGAGCCGATCCTCCAGGTCCGCAACCTGGTCAAGCACTTCCCGCTGACCAGCGGCATCCTGTTCCGCAAGCAGGTCGGTGCGGTCAAGGCCGTCGACGGCGTCTCCTTCGACCTGTACCAGGGCGAGACGCTGGGCATCGTCGGCGAGTCCGGCTGTGGCAAGTCCACCGTCGCCCGGCTCCTGATGACGCTGGAGCGGGCGACCGCCGGCGAGGTCTTCTACAAGGGCCAGGACATCACCAAGCTGTCCGGGCGCGCGCTGAAGGCGGTCCGCCGCAACATCCAGATGGTGTTCCAGGACCCGTACACCTCGCTGAATCCGCGCATGACGGTCGGCGACATCATCGGGGAGCCCTTCGACATCCACCCCGAGGTGGCCCCGAAGGGCGACCGGCGCCGCAAGGTCCAGGAGCTCCTGGACGTCGTGGGCCTCAACCCGGAGTACATCAACCGCTATCCGCACCAGTTCTCCGGCGGTCAGCGCCAGCGCATCGGCATCGCCCGCGGCCTGGCCCTGAACCCCGAGATCATCATCTGCGACGAGCCGGTCTCCGCCCTGGACGTCTCCGTCCAGGCCCAGGTCATCAACCTGATGGAGAAGCTCCAGGACGAGTTCAACCTGTCGTACGTCTTCATCGCGCACGACCTGTCGATCGTCCGGCACATCTCCGACCGGGTCGGCGTGATGTACCTCGGCAAGATGGCCGAGATCGGCACCGACCAGCAGATCTACGAGCACCCGACGCACCCCTACACCCAGGCGCTGCTCTCCGCCGTCCCGGTCCCCGACCCGGACGCGCGCGAGCACCGCGAGCGGATCATCCTCACCGGTGACGTCCCCTCGCCCGCCAACCCGCCGTCGGGCTGCCGCTTCCGCACCCGGTGCTGGAAGGCGCAGGAGCGCTGCTCCACCGAGGTCCCGCTGCTCGCGATCCCGGAGCGCTACCAGGGCGTGGACAGCCCCGTCGCACACGAATCGGCGTGCCACTTCGCCGAGGAGAAGGACGTGGTCGGCGCCGCCTGA
- a CDS encoding ABC transporter ATP-binding protein — protein MTTIDKTLDVPAQRPSGDGPGALLEVRDLHVEFHTREGVAKAVNGVNYSVNAGETLAVLGESGSGKSVTAQAIMGILDMPPGRIPQGQILFHGQDMLTMSNEERRKIRGQKIAMIFQDALSALNPVLNVGYQLGEMFRVHQGLSRKDAKLKAIELMDRVKIPAAKARVNDYPHQFSGGMRQRIMIAMALALEPDLIIADEPTTALDVTVQAQVMDLLAELQREYNMGLILITHDLGVVADVADKIAVMYAGRIVEQAPVHEIYKRPAHPYTKGLLESIPRLDQKGQELYAIKGLPPNLLKIPSGCAFNPRCPMAQDICREEVPALLSVTERDGTDLVGRGSACHFWKETIHG, from the coding sequence GTGACCACTATCGACAAGACCCTCGACGTCCCGGCACAGCGTCCCTCCGGGGACGGCCCCGGTGCGCTGCTCGAAGTCCGTGACCTGCACGTGGAGTTCCACACCCGTGAGGGTGTGGCCAAGGCGGTCAACGGTGTCAACTACTCGGTGAACGCGGGCGAGACCCTCGCCGTGCTCGGCGAGTCCGGCTCCGGCAAGTCCGTGACCGCCCAGGCGATCATGGGCATCCTCGACATGCCGCCGGGGAGGATCCCGCAGGGCCAGATCCTCTTCCACGGCCAGGACATGCTCACCATGTCCAACGAGGAGCGCCGCAAGATCCGTGGCCAGAAGATCGCGATGATCTTCCAGGACGCGCTCTCCGCCCTCAACCCGGTGCTCAACGTCGGCTACCAGCTCGGCGAGATGTTCCGGGTGCACCAGGGCCTGTCCCGCAAGGACGCCAAGCTCAAGGCCATCGAGCTGATGGACAGGGTCAAGATCCCGGCCGCCAAGGCCCGGGTCAACGACTACCCCCACCAGTTCTCCGGCGGCATGCGCCAGCGCATCATGATCGCGATGGCCCTCGCCCTGGAGCCGGACCTGATCATCGCGGACGAGCCGACCACCGCGCTCGACGTGACCGTCCAGGCCCAGGTCATGGACCTGCTCGCGGAGTTGCAGCGCGAGTACAACATGGGCCTGATCCTGATCACCCACGACCTCGGCGTGGTCGCCGACGTCGCGGACAAGATCGCGGTCATGTACGCGGGCCGCATCGTCGAGCAGGCCCCCGTGCACGAGATCTACAAGCGCCCCGCGCACCCGTACACCAAGGGCCTCCTGGAGTCGATCCCGCGCCTGGACCAGAAGGGCCAGGAGCTGTACGCGATCAAGGGGCTCCCGCCCAACCTCCTGAAGATTCCGTCGGGTTGCGCCTTCAACCCGCGCTGCCCGATGGCGCAGGACATCTGCCGCGAGGAGGTCCCGGCGCTGCTGTCGGTGACCGAGCGGGACGGCACCGATCTGGTCGGCCGCGGCAGCGCCTGCCACTTCTGGAAGGAGACGATCCATGGCTGA
- a CDS encoding ABC transporter permease, whose amino-acid sequence MPDTIEKTSVPGAAAVNAPADQVDKPRSLWSDAWGDLRRRPVFVLSALLILLLIAISIAPSLFTSVDPRAGDLRNHYLTTPNWGHLFQPDWFGYDGQGRSIYARTLYGARASITVGICVTGAVTLLGGITGMVAGYFGGWVDTVVSRITDIFFGIPLLLGSLVILNAFTNRTVWTVVFALGVLGWTQMTRVMRGAVITAKAADYVTAARALGAGTFRIMLRHILPNAVAPVIVVATIALGGYIGAEATLSYLGIGLQDPTISWGIDISSAKNVIRTAPHALFFPAAMLSLTVLAFIMLGDAVRDALDPKLR is encoded by the coding sequence ATGCCTGACACCATCGAGAAGACCTCGGTCCCCGGAGCGGCGGCCGTGAACGCCCCGGCCGACCAGGTCGACAAGCCGCGCAGCCTCTGGTCGGACGCGTGGGGCGACCTGCGCCGCCGCCCGGTCTTCGTGCTCTCGGCCCTGCTCATCCTGCTGCTGATCGCCATCTCCATCGCGCCGAGCCTGTTCACCTCAGTGGACCCGCGCGCCGGCGACCTGCGCAACCACTACCTGACCACGCCGAACTGGGGCCACCTCTTCCAGCCGGACTGGTTCGGCTACGACGGCCAGGGCCGCAGCATCTACGCCCGTACGCTCTACGGCGCCCGGGCCTCGATCACCGTCGGCATCTGCGTGACCGGCGCGGTCACCCTGCTCGGCGGAATCACCGGCATGGTCGCCGGTTACTTCGGCGGCTGGGTCGACACGGTGGTCTCCCGCATCACCGACATCTTCTTCGGCATCCCGCTGCTGCTCGGCTCGCTGGTGATCCTCAACGCGTTCACCAACCGCACCGTGTGGACCGTGGTGTTCGCCCTCGGGGTGCTCGGCTGGACCCAGATGACCCGTGTCATGCGCGGCGCCGTGATCACGGCCAAGGCCGCCGACTACGTCACCGCGGCGCGTGCGCTCGGTGCCGGCACCTTCCGGATCATGCTCCGGCACATCCTGCCGAACGCCGTCGCCCCCGTGATCGTGGTCGCCACGATCGCGCTCGGCGGCTACATCGGCGCCGAGGCGACGCTGAGCTACCTCGGTATCGGACTTCAGGACCCGACCATCAGCTGGGGCATCGACATCTCCTCGGCCAAGAACGTGATCCGTACGGCCCCGCACGCGCTGTTCTTCCCGGCGGCGATGCTGAGCCTCACCGTGCTCGCGTTCATCATGCTCGGCGACGCGGTCCGCGACGCCCTCGACCCCAAGCTGCGCTGA
- a CDS encoding ABC transporter permease, translated as MGRYVARRLLQMIPVFLGTTLLIFLMVYALPGDPVRAMWGDKAADPAQLAAIKHQLGLDQPLWKQYWDYISNLAHFDFGMTMSGRKVTDVMSEALPVTVRLSLMAFGIEVVLGILLGVLSGLRRNKLMDKLVLVITLLVISVPIFVLAYVFQAVFADGLGWVKPTVQDSMDLGQLMLPAIVLGSLSLAYVARLSRTSIVENLRADYIRTAVAKGLPRRRIIVRHLLRNSLIPVVTFLGTDLGTLMGGAIVTEGIFNVQGVGNALYRAINGKEGATVVGFVTVLVVVYLLSSLIVDLLYAVLDPRIRYA; from the coding sequence ATGGGGCGTTATGTCGCGAGGCGACTGCTCCAGATGATCCCGGTATTCCTCGGGACGACCCTGCTCATCTTCCTGATGGTGTACGCCCTGCCGGGCGACCCCGTCAGAGCCATGTGGGGCGACAAGGCGGCAGACCCCGCCCAGCTCGCCGCCATCAAGCACCAACTGGGCCTGGACCAGCCGCTGTGGAAGCAGTACTGGGACTACATCTCCAACCTGGCCCACTTCGACTTCGGCATGACCATGTCGGGCCGCAAGGTCACCGATGTGATGAGCGAGGCCCTGCCGGTCACCGTCCGGCTCTCGCTCATGGCGTTCGGCATCGAGGTCGTCCTTGGCATCCTGCTCGGCGTGCTCTCCGGTCTGCGTCGCAACAAGCTCATGGACAAGCTCGTCCTGGTCATCACCCTGCTGGTGATCTCCGTGCCGATCTTCGTCCTGGCCTACGTCTTCCAGGCGGTCTTCGCGGACGGCCTCGGATGGGTCAAGCCGACCGTCCAGGACTCCATGGACCTGGGCCAGTTGATGCTGCCGGCCATCGTCCTCGGCTCGCTGTCGCTCGCGTATGTGGCCCGGCTCTCGCGCACCTCGATCGTCGAGAACCTGCGCGCGGACTACATCCGTACCGCGGTCGCCAAGGGTCTGCCCCGGCGCCGGATCATCGTCCGCCACCTGCTGCGCAACTCGCTCATCCCGGTGGTGACCTTCCTCGGAACCGACCTCGGCACCCTGATGGGCGGCGCGATCGTCACCGAGGGCATCTTCAACGTGCAGGGTGTCGGAAACGCGCTCTACCGCGCCATCAACGGCAAGGAGGGTGCGACGGTGGTCGGTTTCGTGACCGTCCTGGTCGTCGTCTATCTCCTCTCCAGCCTGATCGTCGACCTGCTCTACGCGGTCCTGGACCCGAGGATCCGGTATGCCTGA
- a CDS encoding peptide ABC transporter substrate-binding protein, with amino-acid sequence MRGATSAKWVAGAAIIALGATACGGGDGKGSDAKAAVDANGVYSYQSSEPQHPLQPANAMEVGGGRIVKNLFRGLTDYDPATGKLRNQMAEKIETTDSQHYKITIKSGWTFHDGTPVTAASFVDSWNWSANTKNNQVNSNWFSDIAGYTDVHPEKGKGDPTTDKMSGLKAIDDKTIQIDLTAPVSYFPYKLGYTAFSPLPKAFFTDPKKFGEAPVGNGPYQFVSWEHNKAVTLKAYAGYKGEDKPKNGGIVFKNYTQAEAAYKELTSDTLDVLDQVDPTDLPKYKADLGNRAVDQPQGGITSIAFAMYDAAWKAPEKAKVRQGLSMAIDRDTITKTVLQGSRQPADGWVAPGVAGYKQGTCGEACTFNPAKAKELIAAGGGVPNNKVTILYNADGGHKEWVDAVCNSIRQATGIECSGDPKPDFKTARDLIDGHKVPSMMRSAWQQDYPLNANFLRDIYGTGASANDSLYSSPEFDKFSKDADKATNVEQTTALYQQAEAVLAKDMPSIPLWYYKTNAGWSNNVQSVKYDSFGDPVFTQVEVKKK; translated from the coding sequence ATGCGTGGTGCTACGAGCGCCAAGTGGGTCGCGGGAGCGGCAATCATCGCCCTGGGCGCCACCGCTTGCGGCGGTGGCGACGGCAAGGGATCCGATGCGAAGGCCGCGGTGGACGCCAACGGCGTCTACAGCTACCAGAGCAGCGAACCGCAGCACCCGCTGCAACCGGCCAACGCCATGGAGGTCGGTGGCGGCCGTATCGTCAAGAACCTGTTCCGCGGGCTGACGGACTACGACCCGGCGACGGGCAAGCTGCGGAACCAGATGGCCGAGAAGATCGAGACCACTGACTCCCAGCACTACAAGATCACCATCAAGTCCGGCTGGACCTTCCACGACGGCACTCCGGTGACCGCCGCGTCCTTCGTGGACTCGTGGAACTGGTCGGCCAACACCAAGAACAACCAGGTCAACTCCAACTGGTTCTCGGACATCGCCGGTTACACCGACGTCCACCCCGAGAAGGGCAAGGGCGACCCGACGACCGACAAGATGTCCGGTCTGAAGGCGATCGACGACAAGACGATCCAGATCGACCTGACGGCGCCGGTCTCGTACTTCCCGTACAAGCTCGGTTACACGGCCTTCTCGCCGCTGCCGAAGGCGTTCTTCACCGACCCGAAGAAGTTCGGCGAGGCGCCGGTCGGCAACGGCCCCTACCAGTTCGTCAGCTGGGAGCACAACAAGGCCGTCACGCTGAAGGCGTACGCCGGCTACAAGGGCGAGGACAAGCCGAAGAACGGCGGCATCGTCTTCAAGAACTACACCCAGGCCGAGGCTGCCTACAAGGAGCTCACCTCGGACACCCTGGACGTGCTCGACCAGGTCGACCCGACCGACCTCCCGAAGTACAAGGCGGACCTCGGCAACCGCGCCGTGGACCAGCCGCAGGGTGGCATCACCTCCATCGCCTTCGCCATGTACGACGCGGCCTGGAAGGCCCCGGAGAAGGCCAAGGTCCGCCAGGGTCTGTCGATGGCGATCGACCGCGACACCATCACCAAGACGGTGCTCCAGGGCTCGCGTCAGCCCGCCGACGGCTGGGTCGCCCCGGGTGTCGCCGGCTACAAGCAGGGCACCTGCGGTGAGGCCTGCACGTTCAACCCGGCCAAGGCCAAGGAGCTCATCGCCGCGGGCGGTGGCGTCCCGAACAACAAGGTCACCATCCTCTACAACGCCGACGGCGGTCACAAGGAGTGGGTGGACGCGGTCTGCAACTCCATCCGCCAGGCCACCGGCATCGAGTGCAGCGGCGACCCGAAGCCCGACTTCAAGACCGCCCGTGACCTGATCGACGGTCACAAGGTCCCCAGCATGATGCGGTCGGCGTGGCAGCAGGACTACCCGCTGAACGCCAACTTCCTGCGCGACATCTACGGCACGGGCGCCTCGGCGAACGACTCGCTGTACTCCAGCCCGGAGTTCGACAAGTTCTCGAAGGACGCCGACAAGGCGACCAACGTCGAGCAGACCACCGCGCTGTACCAGCAGGCCGAGGCCGTTCTGGCCAAGGACATGCCGTCCATCCCGCTCTGGTACTACAAGACCAACGCGGGCTGGTCGAACAACGTCCAGAGCGTCAAGTACGACTCCTTCGGCGACCCTGTCTTCACGCAGGTCGAGGTCAAGAAGAAGTAA
- the typA gene encoding translational GTPase TypA has translation MPTRHDIRNVAIVAHVDHGKTTLVDAMLKQAGAFAAHAAESLDDRMMDSNDLEREKGITILAKNTAVKYHPKDGGDVITINIIDTPGHADFGGEVERGLSMVDAVVLLVDASEGPLPQTRFVLRKALQQRLPVILCINKTDRPDSRIDEVVNETYDLFLDLDADEDQIEFPIVYACARDGVASLTKPENGTVPADSDSLEPFFTTILSSVPAPEYDESAPLQAHVTNLDADNFLGRIALLRVEQGELRKGQTVTWIKRDGTMSNVRITELLMTEALTRKPAEVAGPGDICAVAGIPDIMIGETLADPENPIALPLITVDQPAISMTIGTNTSPLVGRGGGTGKGADAKSHVKDRKVTARQVKDRLDRELIGNVSLRVLDTERPDAWEVQGRGELALAILVEQMRREGFELTIGKPQVVTKLVDGKVHEPVERLTVDVPEEHMGAVTQLMGVRKGRMDNMSNHGSGWVRMEFVVPSRGLIGFRTEFLTNTRGTGIAHSIHEGHEPWFGTLTTRNNGSLVADRAGSVTPFAMINLQERGVLFTEPGTEVYEGMIVGENSRADDMDVNITKEKKLTNMRAASADNTENVVPARKLSLEQSLEFCRDDECVEVTPEAVRIRKVVLDAKERGRTASRAKRN, from the coding sequence GGCCGGTGCCTTCGCCGCGCACGCCGCCGAGTCGCTCGACGACCGCATGATGGACAGCAACGACCTGGAGCGTGAGAAGGGCATCACGATCCTCGCCAAGAACACGGCCGTCAAGTACCACCCCAAGGATGGCGGCGACGTCATCACCATCAACATCATCGACACCCCGGGCCACGCCGACTTCGGTGGCGAGGTAGAGCGCGGTCTGTCGATGGTGGACGCGGTCGTGCTGCTCGTGGACGCCTCCGAGGGCCCCCTGCCGCAGACCCGCTTCGTGCTGCGCAAGGCCCTTCAGCAGCGCCTGCCCGTCATCCTGTGCATCAACAAGACGGACCGCCCCGACTCCCGGATCGACGAGGTCGTCAACGAGACGTACGACCTCTTCCTCGACCTGGACGCGGACGAGGACCAGATCGAGTTCCCGATCGTCTACGCCTGCGCCCGTGACGGCGTCGCGTCGCTGACCAAGCCGGAGAATGGCACCGTGCCGGCCGACAGCGACAGCCTGGAGCCGTTCTTCACGACGATCCTGTCGTCCGTGCCGGCCCCCGAGTACGACGAGAGCGCCCCCCTCCAGGCGCACGTCACCAACCTCGACGCCGACAACTTCCTCGGCCGCATCGCGCTGCTCCGCGTCGAGCAGGGCGAGCTGCGCAAGGGCCAGACCGTCACGTGGATCAAGCGTGACGGCACGATGTCCAACGTGCGCATCACCGAGCTGCTGATGACCGAGGCGCTCACCCGCAAGCCGGCCGAGGTGGCCGGCCCCGGTGACATCTGCGCGGTCGCCGGTATCCCCGACATCATGATCGGCGAGACCCTGGCCGACCCGGAGAACCCGATCGCGCTGCCGCTGATCACGGTCGACCAGCCCGCCATCTCCATGACCATCGGCACCAACACCTCGCCGCTGGTCGGCCGCGGCGGTGGTACCGGCAAGGGCGCCGACGCCAAGTCCCATGTCAAGGACCGCAAGGTGACGGCCCGTCAGGTCAAGGACCGCCTCGACCGCGAGCTCATCGGTAACGTCTCGCTGCGCGTGCTCGACACCGAGCGCCCGGACGCCTGGGAGGTCCAGGGCCGTGGTGAGCTCGCGCTGGCGATCCTCGTCGAGCAGATGCGCCGCGAGGGCTTCGAGCTGACCATCGGCAAGCCGCAGGTCGTCACCAAGCTCGTCGACGGCAAGGTCCACGAGCCGGTCGAGCGCCTCACGGTGGACGTCCCCGAGGAGCACATGGGCGCGGTCACGCAGCTCATGGGCGTCCGCAAGGGCCGCATGGACAACATGTCCAACCACGGCTCCGGCTGGGTCCGCATGGAGTTCGTCGTTCCCTCCCGCGGCCTCATCGGCTTCCGTACGGAGTTCCTGACGAACACCCGCGGTACCGGTATCGCCCACTCGATCCACGAGGGCCACGAGCCGTGGTTCGGCACCCTGACGACCCGTAACAACGGTTCGCTCGTGGCCGACCGGGCCGGTTCGGTCACCCCCTTCGCCATGATCAACCTCCAGGAGCGCGGTGTGCTGTTCACCGAGCCCGGCACCGAGGTCTACGAGGGCATGATCGTCGGTGAGAACTCGCGTGCCGACGACATGGACGTGAACATCACCAAGGAGAAGAAGCTCACCAACATGCGTGCCGCTTCCGCCGACAACACCGAGAACGTGGTGCCGGCGCGCAAGCTCTCCCTGGAGCAGTCCCTGGAGTTCTGCCGCGACGACGAGTGCGTCGAGGTGACCCCGGAGGCCGTGCGCATCCGCAAGGTCGTCCTGGACGCCAAGGAGCGCGGCCGCACCGCGTCGCGCGCCAAGCGCAACTGA